One Bacteroidia bacterium DNA segment encodes these proteins:
- a CDS encoding EamA family transporter, with translation MWWIYGLLSAVFAALTAILVKLGVKNINSDLATAIRTVVVLVVTWGIFFARSNSGDFGKITKSTLVFLILSGIATGLSWIFYFKAMQLGKAFQVAAIDKLSVAFVVLLSVFILHETFTLKTAIGVAMIIGGAVVMIF, from the coding sequence ATGTGGTGGATTTACGGATTGTTATCAGCAGTTTTTGCAGCATTAACGGCAATTTTAGTAAAGCTGGGTGTTAAAAATATTAATTCTGATTTGGCAACTGCTATCCGAACAGTGGTTGTTTTAGTTGTTACGTGGGGAATATTTTTTGCGCGCTCTAATTCCGGTGATTTTGGAAAAATAACAAAATCAACATTGGTGTTTTTAATTCTTTCGGGCATTGCAACTGGTTTATCGTGGATATTTTATTTCAAAGCAATGCAACTGGGTAAAGCCTTTCAAGTAGCAGCCATCGATAAATTAAGTGTGGCGTTTGTGGTATTGCTTTCTGTTTTTATTTTGCACGAAACCTTCACATTAAAAACCGCTATTGGCGTTGCCATGATTATTGGTGGTGCAGTTGTGATGATTTTTTGA
- a CDS encoding pitrilysin family protein: protein MKKIFSFLVMIISVIISPAQTLDRSVRPVAGPAPKIQLGNIESFVLPNGLKVFVVENHKLPRVAFSLVLDVNPVLEGDSKGYVDAAGELLSTGTQKRSKDELNNEVDFIGATFSTSAEGMYGECLVQHQDKLLDIMSDELMNAQFTQTELDKIKKKMTSQIVNREDDPDAIASSIRDVVDFGKQHPYGEIESKESVKNITLDKCENYYKTYFHPNVAYLAIVGDINFKKAKKLTEKYFRQWQKADVPSVKYDVPKAPDADQVIVVNKPGAVQSVVNVTYPINLLPSDPDALKAKVMNTILGGGASCRLFLDLREKHGYTYGAYSSLSNDELVGSFTAFAKVRNAVTDSSVTQILYEMKKLRDEKVGNDELQGIKNYMTGIFAIGLESPQTVANYAINIEKYKLPADYYTNYLKNLNAITPDDIYEVAQKYMTPQNATILVVGNKEEIASKLAKFSASGKIIFLNTDGEEEKTMRSVPPGITAETVIDNYVKAIGGKENLDKIKDVTTKMTASIQGMDLEIVNYQKAPDKFFMSMGKGKMIYQKQIFDGTKGITSGMGDSKEMKGKELEELKNQSTLNLEMNYEKLGFKLTLKGIDVVNGNDAYVLDVESPTGKKQTEYYDVNSGFKVRVSQIEGDKIQITDMSDYKAVNDVKYPYLISQTIGSQTFLMKVSSIEINTGIKDDVFSTVKNK, encoded by the coding sequence ATGAAAAAGATTTTTTCGTTTTTAGTAATGATTATCTCTGTGATAATTTCACCCGCGCAAACATTGGACAGAAGCGTCCGTCCTGTTGCTGGACCCGCTCCGAAAATACAATTGGGAAATATTGAATCGTTTGTTTTACCCAACGGCTTAAAAGTATTTGTGGTGGAAAATCATAAATTACCGCGCGTTGCTTTTTCGTTGGTGTTAGACGTAAATCCAGTATTGGAAGGCGATAGCAAAGGATATGTAGATGCGGCAGGAGAATTATTGAGCACTGGCACGCAAAAACGTAGCAAAGACGAATTGAACAACGAAGTAGATTTTATCGGAGCTACGTTTTCTACTTCTGCGGAAGGAATGTACGGCGAATGTTTGGTGCAACACCAAGATAAATTATTGGACATTATGTCGGATGAGTTGATGAATGCTCAGTTTACACAAACAGAATTAGATAAGATAAAAAAGAAAATGACCTCGCAAATTGTAAATCGCGAAGATGATCCGGACGCGATTGCATCGAGTATTCGCGATGTGGTGGATTTTGGAAAACAACATCCATACGGAGAAATTGAAAGTAAAGAAAGTGTGAAAAATATTACCTTGGATAAATGCGAAAATTATTACAAAACGTATTTTCATCCCAACGTGGCGTACCTTGCTATTGTGGGCGATATTAATTTTAAAAAAGCAAAAAAGCTAACGGAAAAATATTTCAGACAATGGCAAAAAGCCGATGTTCCTTCTGTAAAATACGATGTTCCGAAGGCGCCAGATGCAGATCAAGTCATTGTGGTCAATAAACCTGGAGCGGTGCAATCGGTTGTGAATGTTACGTATCCGATTAATTTATTGCCGAGCGATCCGGATGCCTTGAAAGCAAAAGTGATGAATACTATTTTAGGTGGTGGCGCATCGTGTCGGTTGTTTTTGGATTTACGCGAAAAACATGGCTACACGTATGGCGCGTATTCGAGTTTGAGTAACGATGAATTGGTGGGTTCTTTCACTGCTTTCGCGAAAGTGAGAAATGCGGTAACCGACAGTTCCGTAACACAAATTTTGTACGAGATGAAAAAATTGCGCGATGAAAAAGTAGGCAATGATGAATTGCAAGGTATTAAAAATTATATGACTGGAATTTTTGCCATCGGTTTGGAAAGTCCGCAAACAGTGGCAAACTACGCCATCAACATCGAGAAATATAAATTGCCCGCAGATTATTATACCAATTATTTGAAAAATTTGAATGCAATTACGCCCGACGACATTTACGAAGTGGCGCAGAAATACATGACGCCGCAAAATGCAACTATTTTAGTAGTGGGAAATAAAGAGGAAATCGCTTCAAAACTTGCTAAGTTTAGTGCCTCCGGAAAAATTATTTTTTTGAATACGGACGGAGAAGAAGAAAAAACAATGCGCTCTGTACCGCCAGGTATCACTGCCGAAACGGTAATTGACAATTACGTAAAAGCCATTGGCGGAAAAGAAAATCTCGATAAAATAAAAGATGTAACCACAAAAATGACGGCTTCCATACAAGGAATGGATTTGGAAATTGTGAATTATCAAAAAGCGCCCGATAAATTTTTTATGTCGATGGGAAAAGGAAAAATGATTTATCAAAAGCAAATTTTTGACGGAACAAAAGGGATCACGTCTGGAATGGGCGACAGCAAAGAGATGAAAGGGAAAGAGTTGGAAGAATTAAAAAATCAATCCACTTTAAATTTGGAAATGAATTACGAAAAATTAGGTTTCAAATTAACATTAAAAGGCATAGATGTAGTAAACGGAAACGATGCCTACGTGTTGGATGTAGAATCGCCAACAGGTAAAAAACAAACCGAATATTACGATGTAAACAGTGGTTTTAAAGTGCGCGTATCGCAAATAGAAGGAGATAAAATACAAATAACAGATATGAGCGATTACAAAGCGGTGAACGATGTAAAATATCCGTATCTAATTTCGCAAACCATCGGTTCTCAAACATTTTTGATGAAGGTAAGTTCCATTGAAATCAACACTGGAATTAAAGACGACGTTTTTTCAACAGTAAAAAATAAATAG
- a CDS encoding pitrilysin family protein, with protein MKKQISLSFVVAMLFAINAFAQVPKINFSEYDLPNGLHVILHKDASTPIVAVTMLYHVGSKNEDSTRTGFAHFFEHLMFEGSDNIKRGEYMKIVQNAGGELNANTTFDRTFFYEILPSNQLELGIWLESERLMHAKIDSAGVETQRKVVKEELKERNENTPYGSILNQMYAHAYTVHPYRWTPTGTDKNINKATIAEFRDFYKTFYVPQNATLSISGDIDIEQAKKMIAKYFMDIPKGTRLIPRPTVVEPMKTKEVRDTVYDHIQLPAVVEGYHIPAESSKDFYAVSMLTTLLSQGKSSLLQKEVVDKEQKAVFAGAFSIPTEDPGLALMFGVANMGVDPKDLENAMNSEFDSVKVKLITEEQFQKVRNQIENQFINKNATNAGIAESLSNYHVYFGNTDLINNEIKKYMDVTREDIQNAANKYLTKENRVVLYYLPKTHKK; from the coding sequence ATGAAGAAACAAATTTCTCTTTCCTTTGTCGTAGCAATGCTTTTCGCGATAAACGCTTTTGCACAGGTTCCGAAAATTAATTTTTCGGAGTACGATTTACCGAACGGTTTGCACGTAATTTTACACAAAGATGCGTCTACACCCATTGTTGCCGTTACGATGTTGTACCACGTGGGTTCTAAAAATGAAGATTCTACACGTACTGGTTTTGCTCATTTTTTCGAACATTTAATGTTTGAAGGTTCGGACAATATCAAACGCGGTGAATACATGAAAATAGTTCAAAATGCAGGCGGAGAGCTGAATGCAAACACAACCTTTGACCGCACATTTTTTTACGAAATTCTTCCTTCCAATCAATTGGAATTGGGAATTTGGTTAGAATCCGAGCGTTTGATGCACGCCAAAATTGATTCTGCCGGCGTGGAAACGCAACGCAAAGTGGTGAAAGAAGAATTGAAAGAACGCAATGAGAATACGCCTTACGGCTCGATATTAAACCAAATGTACGCACATGCTTATACTGTGCATCCGTATCGTTGGACGCCCACAGGAACGGATAAAAATATCAATAAAGCTACCATTGCAGAGTTCAGAGATTTTTACAAAACTTTTTATGTGCCGCAAAATGCAACGCTTTCTATTTCTGGAGATATAGATATAGAACAAGCAAAAAAAATGATCGCAAAATACTTTATGGATATCCCGAAAGGCACGCGTCTGATTCCGCGCCCTACGGTTGTGGAACCTATGAAAACAAAAGAAGTGCGCGATACGGTGTATGATCATATTCAACTTCCGGCGGTGGTAGAAGGCTATCATATTCCTGCCGAAAGTTCGAAAGATTTTTATGCCGTGAGTATGTTGACCACGCTTTTGTCGCAAGGGAAAAGTTCTTTATTGCAAAAAGAAGTGGTGGACAAAGAACAGAAAGCTGTTTTTGCTGGAGCTTTTTCTATTCCTACGGAAGATCCAGGTTTGGCTTTGATGTTTGGCGTGGCAAATATGGGCGTCGATCCGAAAGATCTTGAAAATGCGATGAATTCAGAATTTGATTCGGTAAAAGTAAAACTGATTACGGAAGAACAATTTCAGAAAGTACGCAATCAAATTGAAAATCAATTTATCAATAAAAATGCTACTAATGCAGGCATTGCAGAAAGTTTATCCAATTATCATGTGTATTTTGGAAATACAGATTTAATCAACAATGAAATTAAAAAATACATGGACGTAACGCGCGAAGACATTCAAAATGCGGCGAATAAATATTTGACAAAAGAAAATCGCGTGGTACTTTATTATCTTCCAAAGACTCATAAAAAATAA